The sequence ACGACTTTCTTTATTTTCTATTGATGATCAGAAAAAATCTGGCCATAGTGAATGGTATCAATCTATGATCAGAAGGAATAGAGATCGAAATAATCATGTTTTTTCAAGTTTGTAATTTTTCCTATGCCTGGCTTTGAGGTTATTGATAATGCAGAGGCTCAGGCCGCTTCTGCGGTGTTTGAAGAGGGTGGTGTCTTGTTTGCGCATGGATTTGATAAGTTGCGTAAAAGATTTCATGTGCGGGAATTTGAAAATGATGTTTCCGAATATTTTTCCTCTGAATACTGTCAAGCAGTGTCTTCAGGCACCTCCGGAATTAAATGTGCACTAAAGGCTCTTGGTGTTGGATATAAAGATGAGGTGATTACACAGGCTTTCAATTTTATAGCAACAGTAGAGTCAATTATTGACTGTGGTGCCACTCCTATAATATGTAATGTAGATGAAAACTTACATCTTGATATTGAAGATTGCCTATCTAGAGTAACACCTAAAACCAAAGCAATATTAATAGTTCATATGTTAGGTATGGCTGGCCCTATAGGAGAGCTTAAACAATTAGCGAAGAAACTATCTATCCCAATTATAGAAGATACCTGTGAAGCTATTGGAGCAAGGCAAGGATCATCATTCCTTGGAACAATTGCAGATGTAGGAGTCTTCAGCTTTGACCATGGAAAAAATATAACTTGCGGAGAGGGAGGCATGATTTTAACTAATCAAAAGGATATTAGTCGCTATGTAAAGTCATACACTGACCATGGGCACGCTTTTGAGCCGAACAAGTCTCGAGGAGAAGATAATGCCTTAATGCCTGGTTTTAATTATCGAATGACTGAGTTACAAGGAGCAATTGGAAAGGCACAATTGAAGAAGTTAGACCATATTTTAGAAAAAAACATAGAAAGATATAGTGCATTGTATGAACAAATATCTTCTTGCTGCAAAGTTAGAGAAAGCCTCCAAGACAGCAAAGGATCTTATGATGCTTTGATCATTCGCTCTTTAGATGAAGCAACTAAGAGTAAAATTATCTCAATTCTTAAATCTCAGGAAATCGGGACTAAGAATATTCCTGATGCAATGAATTGGCATTGTAGCTATTACTGGAAACATGCTTTATCTGATCATGAAGTGAATCACTCCAAGCTAACTTACGAGCTGTTAAATAATTCTGTTGCAATTCCAATATGGCTTTCTAGATCCATTGATGAATATACTAAGCTAGGGCATACTATCAAGAGCCTCTTTAATTAGATTGATCATCTTGACTATGTATCATTGTATTTTTAATTGCTGATGTTACTAACTGATAGAAAATCTGATAAGTTAAATATATTAGCCGTTGTTCCAGCACGAGGCGGGTCAAAGGGTATTCCTGGTAAAAACTTAAGAAAAATAGGTGGCCTTCCGCTAGTTGACCATACGATTAAATTTGCGAAACAATTGTCTAATGTAGATGGAGTGATTTTAACTAGTGACTCCAGCTCTATATTGCAAAGAGGAGAGAAATATAATATTTTTACTGTTAATAGGCCTAAAGAGTTAGCTTCAGATGAATCTTTAGTGATAGAATCAATAAAGCATGCTGTTGCAATTTATGATCAAAGAAATCAAGTAACAACCGATTCTGTAATTCTCTTGCAACCTACTTATCCCTTTAGGTTAAGAGATGATGTTGAAAAGGCTATTAGTAAACATGTAGAAGGTGATTCTATTCCAGTAATTTCAATTAAGCCCATGAAAGAGAATCCATGTGAATGCATTGTACTTGACACAAAAGATAATTGGTCTTACCTCGTCAGCCCACCCCAAAATGCAAATAGACAGAATTATCCATCATGTTATTATTTTATAACAGGTAACTTTTATATTTCATCAATGCAAAGTTTGAACTCATATAATTCATTCATGACGCCAAATTCATCGTTTTTCAGAACTAAAGAACGCATTGCTATTGATATAGATTTGCCTGAAGACTTTATTCTTGCTGAAAATATTTTCTCATTAACCTCATCGTTAGGAGAACCTTCTCTATGAAATATATCTACCATTCTATTGGCTT comes from Prochlorococcus sp. MIT 1307 and encodes:
- a CDS encoding acylneuraminate cytidylyltransferase family protein; its protein translation is MLLTDRKSDKLNILAVVPARGGSKGIPGKNLRKIGGLPLVDHTIKFAKQLSNVDGVILTSDSSSILQRGEKYNIFTVNRPKELASDESLVIESIKHAVAIYDQRNQVTTDSVILLQPTYPFRLRDDVEKAISKHVEGDSIPVISIKPMKENPCECIVLDTKDNWSYLVSPPQNANRQNYPSCYYFITGNFYISSMQSLNSYNSFMTPNSSFFRTKERIAIDIDLPEDFILAENIFSLTSSLGEPSL
- a CDS encoding DegT/DnrJ/EryC1/StrS family aminotransferase, yielding MPGFEVIDNAEAQAASAVFEEGGVLFAHGFDKLRKRFHVREFENDVSEYFSSEYCQAVSSGTSGIKCALKALGVGYKDEVITQAFNFIATVESIIDCGATPIICNVDENLHLDIEDCLSRVTPKTKAILIVHMLGMAGPIGELKQLAKKLSIPIIEDTCEAIGARQGSSFLGTIADVGVFSFDHGKNITCGEGGMILTNQKDISRYVKSYTDHGHAFEPNKSRGEDNALMPGFNYRMTELQGAIGKAQLKKLDHILEKNIERYSALYEQISSCCKVRESLQDSKGSYDALIIRSLDEATKSKIISILKSQEIGTKNIPDAMNWHCSYYWKHALSDHEVNHSKLTYELLNNSVAIPIWLSRSIDEYTKLGHTIKSLFN